The following coding sequences lie in one Vidua chalybeata isolate OUT-0048 chromosome 16, bVidCha1 merged haplotype, whole genome shotgun sequence genomic window:
- the BMERB1 gene encoding bMERB domain-containing protein 1 isoform X3 gives MAETTMMPEEIELEMAKIQRLREVLVRRESELRFMMDDIQLCKDIMNLKQELQSLVAIPEKEKTKMEKQREDELIQKIHRLVQKRDFLVDDAEVERLREKEEDREMAEFLRTKLKPIDKATQSPTSSPAEKKAEPPPSKPTIAKAGLAIIKDCCGATQCNIM, from the exons ATGGCTGAAACAACAATGATGCCTGAGGAAATTGAGCTTGAGATGGCAAAGATCCAGAGACTTCGGGAAGTCTTAGTCAGAAGAGAATCAGAACTCAGGTTTAT gaTGGATGACATCCAGCTGTGCAAAGACATTATGAACCTtaagcaggagctgcagagtttGGTAGCAATCCCAG aaaaagaaaaaacaaagatggAGAAGCAAAGAGAGGATGAACTGATTCAGAAGATTCATCGACTGGTacaaaaaagagattttcttgTCGATGATGCAGAGGTGGAGAGATTACG ggaaaaagaagaagacCGAGAGATGGCCGAGTTCCTTCGCACCAAGTTAAAACCCATCGACAAAGCAACACAGTCTCCTACCA GCAGCCCAGCAGAAAAGAAGGCAGAACCTCCTCCAAGCAAGCCCACCATTGCCAAGGCAGGGTTGGCAATTATTAAAGATTGTTGTGGGGCCACACAGTGCAACATCATGTAG